The genomic interval TTTTTGTTTTCTGTGAAAGGACAATAATGTTTTGAAAGTACTCCTGAGCCTTGGAAAAGTTTCCTCTAGCATAATATCTATTTCCTGCAAGCTCGTTGCCTTTGGCAACTCCATTAGCCCAGCCATATGATGCTGATGACTTAATTAATTCGATTACTACCTTGTCGTAAATGGAATCCTTATATTCCTTTGCTGGCCCTAGTTTTTCATATATTTTGTTTAGAATAATAGAGTCCTTTGCGTTGTGTCTGATTACTTCTATTAAGCTATCGGGGTTGGGCTGAGCCATTAGTGGGGTTGCAATGGAGAGAGCGAACAAAAGGTTTTTAATTTTTATCATAACTATTGTTTTACAGTTTATATCTTCAGTTTTTTTCCCTTAAAAATATGGTTCTCAGTAATCATCCAGTGAAAAATGATTTCCACAATTTCAATTCTTGGAACTCAAATTGGTAGTAAAAATAATTCCTTTAGCGTATTCATCTTTAATTTGTTTAGCTTTATTGACAACCTTACAATTTTCATTGATTAAATGTTGAATGAAAATGAGAAAGGAGGGGCTATGTAAGCTCCCTCCTTTACTATAAGAACCCTAAAAACTAGTATTATGCGTTATACTTAAGCTTCTTTTGGATATCTTCCACCTGGGCTTTGAATCGTTTATCGGTTTCCATCAGATTGTTAACTGTTTTACAGGCGTGAAGAACAGTTGCATGATCTTTGTTCCCAATAACGCTACCAATGGTTGAAAGGGATGCTTTGGTTAAACTTTTAGAGAAGTACATGGCAATCTGACGTGCTTGCACTATCTCACGTTTGCGAGTTTTTGCATTTAACACATCAACAGGTAAACCAAAGTACTCGCAAACAACTTTTTGGATGTAATCAATAGTAATATCCTTCTTGGTGTTTTTAACTAGCTTCTCAATCATTTCCGAGGCAAGTTCAACGCTGAGCTGTTTCCCATTTAGGGTTGACTGAGCTAGCATGGAAATGAGTGCACCTTCAAGTTCACGAATGTTCTGGGTAATATTTGAGGCAATGTATTCCAAAACGTCGTTTGGTACTACTATACCATCGTTATATACTTTCTTTTTAAGTATTGCTACCCTTGTTTCAAAGTCAGGTGTTGTAAGCTCAGCCGACAAGCCCCACTTGAAGCGCGATAGAAGTCGTTTTTCTAAGCCTTGCAGGTCAGCTGGAGCCTGATCCGATGTAAGGATAAGCTGCTTGCCCGTTTGGTGTAAATGGTTAAAGATGTGGAAAAAGGCATCCTGTGTCTTTTCCTTTCCTGCAAACTCGTGAACATCGTCAAGTATTAGTAAGTCGATACTTTGGTAGAAGTGAAGAAAATCGTTTATGTTGTTATGTTTAAAGTAAGCATCCACAAACTGGGTTTGGAACTTAACGGCGTTCACGTATAGTACAATTTTTTCAGGGAAATGTCTTTTAACCTCTATCCCAATTGCCTGAGCCAGGTGTGTTTTGCCTAACCCTGAGCCTCCGTAAATAAACAATGGATTAAAAGCAGTTTTCCCTGGAGCCTGACTAATAGTGATTCCGGCAGAACGAGCTAAGCGGTTGCATGTCCCCTCCACAAAGTTTGCGAAGTTGTACTCAGGGTTAAGCTGAGGATCAACATTTAGCTTTTTAATTCCCGGAATAATGAAAGGGTTCTTAATAGGTGCTTCCTGAACGGCCTGAACTGAAACTGGCTTGTTTTTAAGTTCAGTTTTGTTCTGAGTGGGGAACTTAACTGTATATGGAGTGCCACCATTATAGCCACTATGTTCCATAATTACACTGTACTCAAGCTTAGCATCGGCTCCCAACTCCTTCCTTAACGTTTTACGCAGTATGTCAATGTACTGCTCTTCCAAATACTCGTAGAAGAAAGGACTTGGCACCTGAATGGTGAGTACATTCTTTTCCAGCTTAATGGGAACAATGGGCTCAAACCAAGTTTTAAAGCTTATGGGCGTTACGTTGTCCTTAATGATTCTTAAACAGTTTTCCCAAACTTCTTTATAATCAGCTGCCATATACATGTAAAAATATTTGAGTGAAAATTTTTCAACCTGTTATCAACATCAACAAAATTGTAATGATTTTTTTTAAAAAAAAATAGGTTTTCAGGTTGACTTTTGTGTTAACATTACAACTACCTTATTATCACTCAAATATTTTTTTTTCGTTCGTCAAAATTTTTTAATGCACTGATATACAGTTACATAAGTTGTTAATAACACAAATATTTGATTGTTAACTTATTGTTAAGTGAATCTAAATTTAAAGGTTATATAGATTTACTGTATAGCATTGACTTACAGTCGGAATAATATAACGGATTGATATACAGATTTATATAATAAACTGCTATTTGTTTTTCTTTTCTTCGATGTATTTGGTTCTACTTAAGTCGATTATCGAGAAATTAACATACCTTTTAGGGTTCGCTTTCATGTCTTTAATCAGTAACTCAAGCTGTAGTGATGCCGATTCTAGGTTACGATACAGCGAGTCGTTATTAACCAGCTTGCCTAGTGTCCCCTCGCCTGAATTTACTTTTGTTAAAGCTTGCTGGAGTTGGGTTAGCGAGGAGTCGAGCTTTATAAGCGTGCTGTAAAGGTTAGCTTTGGATAGAGAATCGCTTAAGCTTGAAAGGTTTTTAATGGTGTTTGTAATGTCTGCATTATTCTTTCGGATGTTCGATGAAATTGACTCTATATTGCTTAGCGATAACCTTATGGAGCCTTTTGGACTGTTAACCATGGTGTCGAGGCCAGCACTCAGGTTTGCAATGTTATGGAGGGTTCTATTGAGGTTCTCAATGCCCTCCGACAGGTTCTTTTTATTTTCATCGTTAAGCACTTCCTGAAGTACAACAAGGGTTTTAGCAATCTCGCTCATCATTACCTCAGCTTTTTCCTTTACGGGCGACATTTGGTAGGCAAGTTGATCGAGGAGCCCTACCTCAATGGATGTAGGAAGTGTGTCACCAGGTTCATAGTAAAGGCTATCGGGGGCTACCTCAAGCTTTATGGCCTTACCTCCCATTATATCGGTGCTTACTAGTTTGGCAGTAGTGTTTCGGGGGAGGCTGTACTTCTTATTAACCAGTAATACCACCCGAAACCTCCCCGACTTTAAGTCATGAAACTCAATGTTTTTAACCAGGCCAACCTTAAAGCCGTTAATTAGCACGGCATCGGTGTTTTTTAACCCATCAACCGATTTGAAAATGGCGTAGTAAACATTGTTTGGGCTAAAAATATTTTTACCCTTTAAAAAGTTTACTCCCCAGAACATTACAACAAGTATGGTAAGGGCAAACAGGCCAATTTTTGTTTCGCGGGTTAGTTTGAGTTTCATGGCTAGCTCTTTTGGTTGTTTACAATTCAAAATTACTCAATTATTGGGAAAGTAGGCATCTAGTTTGAGTTAATCTTCTCTAAGGCTTTTTTAATGGGAATAATCTCTCCGTTTTCAATGGCTACTACAAAGGCATCAGGAAACTTTTGTTTAACAACCTTGCAGTATTCCAGTGCTTCAGGGTACGATTGCGAACCACCAACCAAGTATTTGTAAACTCCATTAACCACAAGAGTGTCAATATTATTTATGCCATCAAACTGAGTTCCTTTACTGTTCATTGGGGTTTGTGATGAGGCTATTTGAACCTTAAACTCTATTGTATTTACTTTTGCCATTGTTGTCGATTCATTCTCTATATTTTCTGGTTTTGATGGGTCGGGCTTTACAGTTTTCTGGTTTGACTCTACAATTGCGTCAACTTTTTGCTTGTAGGCTTTAATGGCTCTGTAAATTGATGAAGCAATAAGTTCTTGCCCTTCATTTGAATTCAAAAACACCTCCTCTCTTGGATTGCTAAGGTAGCCAACCTCCACAAGAACACTTGGCATTGATGTTTTCCAAAGCACAAGAAAGCCTGCCTGCCTAACACCTCTATCGGGACGCTTAGCACGTTCCTTTAAATCACCTTGGATAATTGAGGCAAAATCGAGGCTTTGCTCTAGGAAAGCATTTTGGAGCATGGTAAAAATTATGAACGATTCGGCGGAGTTAGGGTCATAACCTTCGTATTTTTCGTGGTATTCATCCTCATAGGTAATAACAGCATTCTCGCGCATCGCTACATCAAGGTTCTCGTTGCTCTTATGCAACCCCATAACGTAGGTTTCGGTTCCGGTAACACCCTTATTGGGTGCAGCATTGCAATGGATTGATATAAACAAATCGGCGCTTTCACGGTTAGCAATTCTGCTACGTTCGTCTAGGGGTATAAAGGTATCATCGGTTCGGGTGTAAATCACTTTCACGCCCGGGAGGTTCTGGTCTATGAGGTCACCAACCCTTTTTGCAATGGATAGGGTAATATCCTTTTCCATACTGATTTTGCCAACTGTTCCAGGATCCTTACCTCCATGACCAGCATCGATAACAATCTTTGATACACTGTATGCGCTTAGGTGCTGCGATTTAATTGTATTGGCTGAAAAAAGTGATATGATTAGTAATGCCAAATAAAAGTTAAATGTTGATAAAAATTTATATTCCCGCCTCATACCCCTTGCGTATTCTTTTATTTTTTTAAGTAGTTTTGAGCTCAATTTGTTCACAAAAATAGGATTAAAGTTGAGATTTAGGTTTACTTTATTGCTTTTACTTATAAACCAGTTGGCATTACTTGCTAACAGGTTTGACTCTGTGGCCTTACAACAGATGTTGGCTTACGCCAAACCCGATACCGTTTCAACTCCCGATAGTGCTAAGAACAAAAAAAGTGCCATCGACGATCCAGTAATTACCAACGCCGACGATTCAATTGTATACTCCCTCGATGGGAAAATTGCATATCTGTATGGTAATGGTGTGGTTACCTATCAAAATCTAGAGCTGAAGGCTAACTACATTGAGTTTGACATGGAAACCAAGCAGGTTTATGCAAGCGGATTACCTGATAGTACCGGAAAAATTAACGGTAAACCAAAGTTTAAGGAGGGAAGCCAGTCGTTTGAAATGGAAAAGATTTACTACAACTTTGATACACGTAGGGCTAAAATTATAGGTGTGGTAACTGAACAGTCAGGCGGCTTCATGCATAGTGCGGTTACAAAAAAGATGGAGGACGATGTGGTTAACCTTCAGGGTGGCAAGTATACCACCTGCGATTTAGACCATCCTCACTTTTACATTGCAATTACAAAGGGTAAGATGATACCCGATAAGAAGATTGTTGCTGGTCCTGCATACCTTGTCATTGAGGATGTACCTTTTCCCCTCATTATTCCGTTTGGTTTTTTCCCTAATACCCGTAAACGCGCTGCTGGCGTTTTAATACCCGAATACGGTGAGGAGAATAACAGAGGACTATTTCTTAGGAATGGTGGATTTTACTTCGGCATGGGCGATTACATGGACCAACGTTTAACTTTTGATGTATACTCAAGGGGGTCGTGGGGTGTACGAGGGCAAACATCATATAAACTCAGGTATAAGTTTTCAGGATCGTTAAATTTAGAATATTCTACTATTGTAACAAGCGATAAAGGTTTACCCGATTACAGTAAACAGAACTCCTACTGGATTCGTTGGTCACATAATCAGGACCCAAAAGCTTCGCCAAATTCAACTTTTCAGGCAAATGTAAACTTTGGTTCATCGAACTATAACAGGTATAATGCCCGTAGTATAAATACTGCGCTCTCAAATACGTTTAACTCAAGTATTTCGTATTCAAAAACCTGGCCTGGCTCCCCATTTAGCTTATCAACTTCGTTGACACACTCTCAAAACACAATAAATAAATCGGTTGACTTGAATTTTCCGAGGGTGGCTTTTAATATGAGCAGGATTTACCCTTTTAAACGGAAAAATGCAATTGGGGTGCCTAAATGGTACGAGAAGGTTGGGGTTAGCCTAAATACTAGCCTGGAAAACAGGGTTCAGGTTAAAGAAGATAATCTATTTAAACGTACAGTATTCGATAGTCTGCAAAATGGTATGAAACATTCAATTCCTGTTTCTACCTCTTTCAACCTTTTAAAGTTTATAACTGTTAGTCCCGGAGTTAACTACAACGAGTTTTGGTACTTGCAAACAATTGAAAAGAATTGGAATGCTGATTCTAACAGGGTTGAGATTGATACACTGCGTGGATTTAAAAGGGGTTATGAGTACAGCACATCAGTTTCAATGAGCACCAAGGTTTACGGAATGTTTCAGTTCTCAAAGAAATCAAAAGTACAAGCAATAAGGCATGTGATTACCCCTTCGGTTTCCTTAGGCTATCGTCCCGATTTTTCTGATCCCAAATACGGTTTTTATAGGACAGTTCAATCCGATTCCACTGGTAAAACAACCAGGTATTCAATTTTTGAGAAAGGTATATATGGGGGACCAGGTGGAGGCAAATCGGGGGTAGTTTCTTTCGCACTTTCAAACCTGCTGGAAATGAAGGTTAAATCGGCAAACGATACGGTTAACCCGGTTAAAAAAGTAAAAATTATTGATGGATTGTCAATGAACGCCTCATATAACCTTTTAGCCGATTCTTTGAACTGGTCTGAGGTGTCGGTTAGCGGTAGAACAGGCCTGTTTGATGGGAAGGTAAACATCAACTATTCTGGCGGTTTTAACCTGTATGCCATAAATGAGCAAGGGCGAATTTACAATAGGTATGAATGGAACGAGAGCGGTAAGCTGGCAAGGTTTACCAGAGGGAATATTGGTGTCGATTTCTCATTGAATAGCAAAAAGGAAGGGCAGGCCAATTCGTCCACGGCAGGAAGAATGAGGGGAGCGGGTGAAATACCTCCGGGAACGGCTCCCGATGGCTCAAACTTTGGCGAATCGCTTGGAACAATGTACGGACTTGATTATGTCGATTTCTCGGTTCCCTGGAATGTGAGGTTTAGCTACAACCTAAGCTATAGTAAACCTGCATTGCAGTCATCGTTAGTGCAAACTTTAAGCTTTTCAGGAAGCATTAGCCTTACTCCAAAACTGAAGATTGGTTTTAACTCAGGCTACGACTTCAAAAACAAAAAGCTTACAACCACTTCGCTTAACTTTTATCGCGACTTGCATTGCTGGGAAATGCGCTTAACTGTAATTCCCATTGGCTACTATAAGAGTTTTAGTTTCCAGATAAACGTAAAGTCGTCAATTCTACAAGATCTTAAGTTTACCAAGCGCGATCACTATCTCGATAACCAATAACCAAACCAAAATAACCATGGAAAAGAAAATAATTTGTACCGAAAAGGCACCTAAGGCTGTAGGGCCTTATAGCCAGGCTGTTGAAGCAAACGGTTTCTTGTTCATTTCAGGACAAATACCAATTGATCCCTCCACGGGAAAGGTGGTTGAGGGTGGTATTAAAGAGCAAACCGAACAGGTTCTTAAAAATATTGGAGCTATCCTGAAAGAGGCAGGTTTGGACTACAGGAATGTTGTTAAAACAACCTGTTTACTCAGCGATATGGATAACTTTGCCGCCATGAACGAGGTTTACGCACGCTATTTTACTTCTGAAATGCCAGCGAGGGCCGCTTACGGAGTTGTTCGATTACCTTTAGGGGTAATGGTTGAAATTGAGTGCATTGCTGTTTGTTAATTCTGAAACCAGCTAATAAAAAAAAGAAGGCTGCCAGTTGGCAGTCTTCTTTGGTTATAGCAATAAATAGATTATTCAGAAACAACCTCGAATTCAATGCTAACCTTAACCTCGCGATGAAGCTTAATTTCGGCCTTATAGGTACCAACCTCTTTAACCTGATCTTCAGAAAGCGTAATGCTCTTACGATCAATCTCAAAGCCTTTTTCAGCGAGAGCCTCAGCGATTTGGATGTTGTTAACCGATCCAAAAATCTTGCCGGTTGAACTTGTTTTAGCACCAATGGTAAGCTTAACGCCTTCAAGTTTCTTGGCAAGCTGTTTGGCTTCAGCTTTAATCTTAGCTTCCTTGTGGGCTTGCTGTTTAATATTTTCTGCGATTACCTTTTTTGCCGATTCGGTAGCAGTTATAGCCATTCCTTTTGGAATCAGGTAGTTGCGGGCGTAACCGTTACGTACGGTAACCACGTCATTTTTATTACCCAAATTGGGAACATCCTGAAGTAGTATGATTTCCATATGTTTATCCTCCTACCTGTTACTTTAATAAATCGGTTACAAATGGGAGCAGAGCCAAGTGGCGTGCTCTCTTAACGGCAGTAGCTACCTTGCGCTGATACTTCTGTGAGGTTCCGGTAATACGACGAGGTAGAATTTTACCCTGCTCGTTTAAGAACTTCTTGAGGAACTCAGCATCTTTGTAATCGATGTACTTGATGTTGTTCTTGCGGAAACGGCAGTACTTTTTCTTTTTAATCTCAACGCTAGGCGGTGTGAGATATCTGATTTCTGATTGATTCTGGCTCATTGTTTAACCCTCCATAGTTTTAGGTTCAACCTTGGCATTGCGTCTTTTCTGAGCAAACTCAACATGATGCTTATCCATCTTCACGGTCAGGAAGCGGATAATACGCTCATCGCGACGGTACTGGGTTTCCAGCTTATCAATCAATGCACCATCGGCTTTAAACTCAATGAGGTGGTAAAAACCGGTGGTTTTTTTCTGAATGGGGTAGGCCAACTTTCTTAATCCCCAACTCTCTTCATGGACAATTTCACCCCCATTCTCGGTGATGAAATCCCTGAACTTGGTAACCGTTTCCTTCATCTGGGCCTCAGACAAAACGGGAGTTGCAATGAAAACGGTTTCGTACTGATTCAACATAGTTTATTGATTTTATTTAAATTAGCGCGCAAATTTAAGTCATTTACCCATAATTGCAAAACATTTTTTTTCATTATCATGAAAAAAAACGAAAAATTAACCTGCCATTGCAACGGAGTAAGTAAAAAGTCTATTGTTCATGCAATACAAAAAGGCGGGGCAGTTGACATTGCCGATGTACAAAGATTTACTCTGGCTGCTACGGGATGTAGGAGGTGTTTTTCGCAGGTTGAGGTAATAGTTAACTCAGAGATAGAAAGGTTAAAATTAGTAGGATTTCAGCTTAAAATCGATTTCAAGGATAATGCTTAATTGCTTTGCTCGCTATTTATTTGGACAGCAAGTCATGAATTCTTGTAAAAAGAATGGCTTTGTTTTGCCTGTTCGATCGCTGGAGCGCTACCGATGCATTATATATTAGCTGAAGAATAGCCTCCTTATTGTTACAGGGCAGGTAGTAGCTCAGTTCGTCGTCAATTTTTTGCTGTTTCAAAAAAAGCTCAATTTCCTTTGCGCTGAATAAAGAACCCTGGTTAAATGGGTTGATGTAAAAGAGAATGCTATGTTTTTCCTCGGCAGGCTCATCGGTGGTTTTCTGGTAATACCTGTCTTTAAAACCTAGAACAAAATTGTGGGGTAAGCTAACGCAGTATATTGGTAAGCCAAGTTTTTGCGCAATAATCGCATAGAAGAGAGATAGTATAATTGGCCCGCCCTGTTTCGTCTCTATTAGGGTGTTAATAAAATAGTTTTTGGGAGCAAAGTAGTTTGAGGTATCGGGTTTATAGCCATGTAATGTGAAAATAACGTGGTTGATGATTTTTACTTTCTCAAGTGCAGTAAGGCTACTGTTAAGTTCTAGCCAAATATCGCGCCTGATCTTTTCCAATTCCTCGTGAATGGGAGAGGGGTTAAGTTCGGGGTATTGGATTTTAGCTACAAGGATTGTCCCTTGGAGTAAGTCCATTTCTTGCGACTGTGCCCATTTTTGAAATTCCCCTGCCAGGTAGTTGTACTGAATGGAGTCAATGATGTTCTCAATCCTGCTTTGCAGTAAAGGGTCAGTTGATTTTTCCCATACGTTCTCCAGAACAGGAATAACCTCATTTCCCTCCATGATGATTTTTTCTGATACCGTGTTAAACACATTGGTATCAGGATCATCCAGGAGGGAAATGAGCGATTTTATGTACTTGGCATCCAATATGCTCTACTCTAACGTTGCTAGTTTGTCCAGTGTTTTCTCAATTAGTGAATTGATATATGGCTTGTAATCCTTTGTGGCATCTTTGATAACACGATTTGCAATAATTGTGCAAATGGTAACAGCATCGTGGCCAAGCAAGAGCGATAAGCCGTTTATGGCTGAACTTTCCATCTCAAAGTTGGTTATTTTCCTCCCCTTATAGTTAAAATCAACTATTTTATCGTTCAGCTTAGGATCCGCTAAAGGTAAACGGAGAACGCGCCCCTGCGGGCCATAGAACCCTGGCGCTGAAATTGTTACTCCGGGGATGGTGAAATCAGAGAAAAGCTTTACCAGCTTTGGCGACGACTTACAGAAATAAGGCTTAGCGCACTGTGGGTTCCAACTAGTATGCTTTAGGAATGCTTCTTCCATTTCAAGATCGCTAATATCGTTACGATTGGCATAGAAGTTAAGCAAACCATCAAAACCTACGCTAATTTCAGTCATCACAAAACTTCCCAAATCAATTTCCGGTTGTAAGGCACCCGATGTGCCAAGCCGAACAAGGGTTAACTTTTTCTTATCAGCCTTTTCGGTTCTGGTTTTAAGGTCAATGTTAACCAGCGCATCAAGTTCATTCACCACTATATCGATATTGTCGGTTCCAATACCGGTGGAAAGAACTGTGACGCGTTTACCCTTATATGTTCCTGTAACTGTTTTAAATTCACGGTTCGAAACGGAAATCTCCTTGGTATCAAAGAAATTTGCAACGGTATCAACCCTACCCGGATCACCAACCAAAATCACCTTATCGGCCAGGTTTTCGGGTTTTAAGTGTAGATGGAAAATACTTCCATCGGGATTGATAATAAGTTCAGATGATTCTATAACTCTCATGATTCTTGTATTTTTATTTTGCAATTATAGCAAAGGTTTAGTTTAAATCAACATTATTTAAAAAGTTTTAGCTTGGGCAGTTGGTTTTATTGGTAAATTTGCAAAAAAAATATTCAGCCATGATTCAGCGAATTCAAAGCCTTTTCCTGCTTGCTTCTGTAATTCTTCTTTCCATTTTAATGTACAATCCATTTGCATCATTTATTGTTGAACCCCAAATGGCAAAATACACTTTAGGGGTGTTTGGATTATCGGTGGTTGATGGTTCAACGGTTGAAAAGGTCCAAAGTATCTGGTTTTTGCTAGGTTTTATTATAGCTGTATTGCTCATTAGTTTTGTAACAATATTCTTGTACCACAGGCGGCTACTTCAGATTCGTCTTTGTGTTTTAACTATTGTGATGTTGGTTGGTCTCCAGGGAGTGATGTATTATGTTGTATATGCATACGGTGAAAACTTGAACTCCAAACCTAGCTATAACCTTGTTTTCATATTTCCGCTCATAGCAGCCATATTGAATTTTCTTGCATTAAGAGCAATTGCACGCGACGAGGCGCTTATTCGCTCCCTTGATAGGTTACGCTAGTTCTTGTAAATATATAAAGGTATATTCCTGCAAGGGTTGCACCCACAGCGCTTATCATAAAAACAATACCTGATCCTGCCATAACCCATATTAAACCTGCTAAACTGCTTGCCAGCAGGGTGGCAATGCTTTGTAAGCTATTGTAAAGGCCTATTCCTGTTGCTGTTTTGGTTTTAGGCAGATTATTTGCCAACCAAGCTTTTAATACTCCTTCGGTTGATGCAGCATAAAGTGAGTAAAGGCCAAAAAGCAGGATAAACACACTCCATTTTGATACTAAGGCAAAGCCTAAGTAGGTGATTGCAAATATGGCTATTCCAAAAATCACCATCCTTTTCATGCCCAGTTTGTCCGAAAGCCATCCCATAGGGTAGGAAAGTAAGGCGTATGCAAGGTTGTAGAAGATATACAAGCCAATTACCAAGGTGTCCGATGCTCCTTCTTCTTTTACTTTTAGTAAAAGGAATGCATCGGAACTATTGATTAGGGTAAAAAAGATAAGCCCAACAACAATGTGCCTATAGTTTACAGGCGATTGTCTCCAATACCCAAGAAATGAAAAGGGCGATGCACCATTTTGGGGTTTAGCAGTTCCCTGTGACCTGTTTTTCTCTTTTAAAAGAAGTGTTAGCAAAACCGCTGCGAGACCTGGTATTATAGTGATAAGAAAAATAATGGAGTAATCACCGGGGAACAGCCAAAGCAAAAGCAAAGCAATGGCAGGGCCAACTGCCGCCCCAAGTGTGTCCATACCTCTGTGAAAACCAAATACCTTCCCTCGTGTTTCAGGGGTTGATTCATCGCTCAGTAGAGCGTCGCGAGCGCTGGTTCTAAGCCCTTTACCAATGCGGTCAGTAGTCCGAGCTACGAAAATCCATATAGGCCATTTACTGATGGCCATTGCAGGCTTAGATAGAGCACTTAAAAGATAACCCCACCTAATGAAAATCACTCGTTTCCCCAACCTGTCCGATAGCTCCCCAAAGTAACCCTTGCTTAATCCGGCGGTTGCTTCAGCAATTCCTTCAAGGATTCCGATTAGCAATGCAGTAAATCCTATCGATTTTAAGTAGATAGGCATTACAGGATAAAGCATCTCACTTGCAATATCGGTAAAAAAGCTAACCAGAGAGAGGGTGATGATAGTCTTTGAAAAAATGCGTCTCATTAATTAAACTTTATACTTAATTTGATGTCATAGGGTTACAAATTACTGTTAAAACCTTTAAGTTTTCTTTTAGGTTTTTAATAAATGTGTAATTTTGGGTTGAATTCTAGAAACAAACCTACATTAAATTTTAAAAAGTTATGACAATTAAAAAAAGTATCGTATTAACGTTTTCAATGCTTGTTTTAGCAAGTATTCAGGTTCTTGGTCAAGGATGGAATACTCCTGTACCGGTTGATC from Tenuifilum sp. 4138str carries:
- a CDS encoding (2Fe-2S)-binding protein, producing the protein MKKNEKLTCHCNGVSKKSIVHAIQKGGAVDIADVQRFTLAATGCRRCFSQVEVIVNSEIERLKLVGFQLKIDFKDNA
- a CDS encoding putative LPS assembly protein LptD, with protein sequence MRFRFTLLLLLINQLALLANRFDSVALQQMLAYAKPDTVSTPDSAKNKKSAIDDPVITNADDSIVYSLDGKIAYLYGNGVVTYQNLELKANYIEFDMETKQVYASGLPDSTGKINGKPKFKEGSQSFEMEKIYYNFDTRRAKIIGVVTEQSGGFMHSAVTKKMEDDVVNLQGGKYTTCDLDHPHFYIAITKGKMIPDKKIVAGPAYLVIEDVPFPLIIPFGFFPNTRKRAAGVLIPEYGEENNRGLFLRNGGFYFGMGDYMDQRLTFDVYSRGSWGVRGQTSYKLRYKFSGSLNLEYSTIVTSDKGLPDYSKQNSYWIRWSHNQDPKASPNSTFQANVNFGSSNYNRYNARSINTALSNTFNSSISYSKTWPGSPFSLSTSLTHSQNTINKSVDLNFPRVAFNMSRIYPFKRKNAIGVPKWYEKVGVSLNTSLENRVQVKEDNLFKRTVFDSLQNGMKHSIPVSTSFNLLKFITVSPGVNYNEFWYLQTIEKNWNADSNRVEIDTLRGFKRGYEYSTSVSMSTKVYGMFQFSKKSKVQAIRHVITPSVSLGYRPDFSDPKYGFYRTVQSDSTGKTTRYSIFEKGIYGGPGGGKSGVVSFALSNLLEMKVKSANDTVNPVKKVKIIDGLSMNASYNLLADSLNWSEVSVSGRTGLFDGKVNINYSGGFNLYAINEQGRIYNRYEWNESGKLARFTRGNIGVDFSLNSKKEGQANSSTAGRMRGAGEIPPGTAPDGSNFGESLGTMYGLDYVDFSVPWNVRFSYNLSYSKPALQSSLVQTLSFSGSISLTPKLKIGFNSGYDFKNKKLTTTSLNFYRDLHCWEMRLTVIPIGYYKSFSFQINVKSSILQDLKFTKRDHYLDNQ
- a CDS encoding RidA family protein; the encoded protein is MEKKIICTEKAPKAVGPYSQAVEANGFLFISGQIPIDPSTGKVVEGGIKEQTEQVLKNIGAILKEAGLDYRNVVKTTCLLSDMDNFAAMNEVYARYFTSEMPARAAYGVVRLPLGVMVEIECIAVC
- the rpsR gene encoding 30S ribosomal protein S18 gives rise to the protein MSQNQSEIRYLTPPSVEIKKKKYCRFRKNNIKYIDYKDAEFLKKFLNEQGKILPRRITGTSQKYQRKVATAVKRARHLALLPFVTDLLK
- a CDS encoding N-acetylmuramoyl-L-alanine amidase family protein, yielding MALLIISLFSANTIKSQHLSAYSVSKIVIDAGHGGKDPGTVGKISMEKDITLSIAKRVGDLIDQNLPGVKVIYTRTDDTFIPLDERSRIANRESADLFISIHCNAAPNKGVTGTETYVMGLHKSNENLDVAMRENAVITYEDEYHEKYEGYDPNSAESFIIFTMLQNAFLEQSLDFASIIQGDLKERAKRPDRGVRQAGFLVLWKTSMPSVLVEVGYLSNPREEVFLNSNEGQELIASSIYRAIKAYKQKVDAIVESNQKTVKPDPSKPENIENESTTMAKVNTIEFKVQIASSQTPMNSKGTQFDGINNIDTLVVNGVYKYLVGGSQSYPEALEYCKVVKQKFPDAFVVAIENGEIIPIKKALEKINSN
- a CDS encoding MlaD family protein: MKLKLTRETKIGLFALTILVVMFWGVNFLKGKNIFSPNNVYYAIFKSVDGLKNTDAVLINGFKVGLVKNIEFHDLKSGRFRVVLLVNKKYSLPRNTTAKLVSTDIMGGKAIKLEVAPDSLYYEPGDTLPTSIEVGLLDQLAYQMSPVKEKAEVMMSEIAKTLVVLQEVLNDENKKNLSEGIENLNRTLHNIANLSAGLDTMVNSPKGSIRLSLSNIESISSNIRKNNADITNTIKNLSSLSDSLSKANLYSTLIKLDSSLTQLQQALTKVNSGEGTLGKLVNNDSLYRNLESASLQLELLIKDMKANPKRYVNFSIIDLSRTKYIEEKKNK
- the rpsF gene encoding 30S ribosomal protein S6; this encodes MNQYETVFIATPVLSEAQMKETVTKFRDFITENGGEIVHEESWGLRKLAYPIQKKTTGFYHLIEFKADGALIDKLETQYRRDERIIRFLTVKMDKHHVEFAQKRRNAKVEPKTMEG
- the dnaA gene encoding chromosomal replication initiator protein DnaA; translated protein: MAADYKEVWENCLRIIKDNVTPISFKTWFEPIVPIKLEKNVLTIQVPSPFFYEYLEEQYIDILRKTLRKELGADAKLEYSVIMEHSGYNGGTPYTVKFPTQNKTELKNKPVSVQAVQEAPIKNPFIIPGIKKLNVDPQLNPEYNFANFVEGTCNRLARSAGITISQAPGKTAFNPLFIYGGSGLGKTHLAQAIGIEVKRHFPEKIVLYVNAVKFQTQFVDAYFKHNNINDFLHFYQSIDLLILDDVHEFAGKEKTQDAFFHIFNHLHQTGKQLILTSDQAPADLQGLEKRLLSRFKWGLSAELTTPDFETRVAILKKKVYNDGIVVPNDVLEYIASNITQNIRELEGALISMLAQSTLNGKQLSVELASEMIEKLVKNTKKDITIDYIQKVVCEYFGLPVDVLNAKTRKREIVQARQIAMYFSKSLTKASLSTIGSVIGNKDHATVLHACKTVNNLMETDKRFKAQVEDIQKKLKYNA
- the rplI gene encoding 50S ribosomal protein L9, translating into MEIILLQDVPNLGNKNDVVTVRNGYARNYLIPKGMAITATESAKKVIAENIKQQAHKEAKIKAEAKQLAKKLEGVKLTIGAKTSSTGKIFGSVNNIQIAEALAEKGFEIDRKSITLSEDQVKEVGTYKAEIKLHREVKVSIEFEVVSE